A part of Aegilops tauschii subsp. strangulata cultivar AL8/78 chromosome 2, Aet v6.0, whole genome shotgun sequence genomic DNA contains:
- the LOC141041241 gene encoding uncharacterized protein: MHQPLLTPSALAHGALFAPDPTASSSMTHQPLGSPLAGVFINQHVPLVLTLNPPNFSHWRTLFEVTFQKLAVADHLTGPPRPRDPAWAQDDAHLVSWLYNRVSPEVFGLVHQRGATAAVLWAAICTLFLENAEHQVVFLSTEFRRIEQGSSSILSFFARLKDCADRLAELGAPVTDRDQVLNMFRGLHPRFRYAVPILTMQTPFPAFLRCRAFLLLEESRLSADANTETALHAARVPNTNTSSGSGGQNGGHGRNGGGNGRYKGKGKANNSGGGQGSNSGGGQGSYSGGGGHMTRPPTPSAAPWTGMGHAWPMPWRPHAPGAGILGPRPGGSTPFAGTASHYAAGPGVPAHAPPVVWQPGVVPAHPLYGALTNNSTNPPGPSWDQNALIHALNSMSMQQQQPAPPTADWYLDTGATSHMASSSGMLSSSVPYSSSRIIVGDGSTLAVTHTGHTTIPTSGSPISLRNVLVSPHLIRNLISVKALARDNPLNVEFDDLGFSVKERRTKKVILRSTRCPGGSDPHLAPPSNPASLRPGLLPARGRLRLLLAHRRPHHLDRCPT, encoded by the coding sequence ATGCACCAGCCCCTCCTCACCCCATCTGCACTTGCCCACGGGGCTCTCTTCGCTCCAGACCCCACGGCCTCCTCCTCCATGACGCACCAGCCGCTCGGCTCCCCACTCGCCGGCGTCTTCATCAACCAGCACGTCCCTCTTGTGCTGACCCTGAACCCACCCAACTTCTCCCACTGGCGCACCCTCTTCGAAGTCACCTTCCAGAAGCTCGCTGTCGCAGATCACCTTACCGGACCGCCGCGTCCCCGCGACCCTGCCTGGGCGCAAGACGATGCTCATCTCGTCTCCTGGTTGTACAACCGAGTTAGCCCGGAGGTGTTCGGGCTCGTCCACCAGCGCGGCGCCACCGCCGCCGTTCTCTGGGCGGCCATCTGCACCCTCTTCCTCGAGAACGCTGAGCACCAGGTGGTGTTCCTCTCCACCGAGTTTCGCCGCATCGAGCAGGGGAGCTCGTCCATCCTCTCCTTCTTCGCACGGCTCAAGGACTGCGCCGATCGCCTCGCCGAGCTCGGCGCGCCCGTCACCGACCGCGACCAGGTGCTCAACATGTTCCGTGGTCTGCACCCGCGTTTTCGCTACGCTGTGCCCATTCTGACGATGCAGACTCCCTTCCCGGCGTTCCTCCGATGCCGTGCATTCCTGCTGCTCGAGGAGAGTCGTCTGTCCGCCGACGCCAACACTGAGACTGCCCTGCACGCTGCACGTGTGCCCAACACCAACACCAGCAGCGGCTCGGGCGGGCAGAATGGCGGCCACGGGCGCAACGGCGGCGGGAACGGGCGCTACAAGGGCAAGGGCAAGGCCAACAACTccggcgggggccagggctcaaACTCCGGCGGGGGTCAGGGCTCGTACTCCGGCGGGGGTGGCCACATGACTCGCCCTCCCACTCCTTCTGCGGCTCCATGGACCGGTATGGGCCACGCCTGGCCGATGCCTTGGCGTCCCCATGCACCTGGCGCCGGCATCCTTGGACCCCGACCCGGTGGGAGCACGCCGTTCGCCGGCACTGCATCGCACTACGCCGCCGGGCCAGGCGTTCCAGCGCACGCACCTCCTGTGGTCTGGCAACCAGGGGTCGTGCCCGCTCACCCCCTGTACGGCGCACTGACGAACAACTCCACCAACCCTCCTGGTCCTTCCTGGGATCAGAATGCGCTCATCCACGCCCTGAACTCCATGTcgatgcagcagcagcagccggcGCCACCAACGGCCGACTGGTACCTCGACACCGGAGCAACATCGCACATGGCGTCTTCGTCTGGTATGCTCTCCTCCTCAGTCCCTTACAGTTCATCTCGCATCATTGTCGGCGATGGGAGCACGCTAGCGGTCACGCACACCGGGCACACCACCATTCCCACCAGCGGCTCCCCCATCTCTCTTCGCAATGTCCTCGTCTCCCCGCACCTGATTAGGAATCTCATATCAGTTAAAGCTCTTGCCCGTGACAATCCTCTCAATGTCGAATTTGATGATCTTGGTTTTTCTGTCAAGGAACGAAGAACGAAGAAGGTGATCCTCCGCTCCACTAGGTGCCCCGGCGGTTCGGACCCCCACCTGGCCCCTCCCTCGAACCCAGCGAGCCTCCGCCCCGGCCTACTTCCCGCGCGAGgtcgcctccgcctcctcctggCGCACCGCCGCCCCCACCATCTGGATCGATGTCCCACTTGA